A DNA window from Myxosarcina sp. GI1 contains the following coding sequences:
- a CDS encoding type II toxin-antitoxin system HicA family toxin: MKIRALKSKLSKAGFICCSRRGKGSHNFWKHPIHPISIVQSGKDHSDAKPYQIKEVDSALKQIKCSRSLSKQYNSIN; the protein is encoded by the coding sequence ATGAAAATTAGAGCCTTAAAGTCAAAGTTATCCAAAGCAGGTTTTATCTGCTGTTCCCGACGAGGTAAAGGTAGTCATAACTTCTGGAAACATCCTATTCACCCAATATCAATAGTGCAGTCTGGTAAAGATCATTCTGATGCCAAACCCTACCAAATCAAAGAAGTAGACTCAGCACTAAAACAAATTAAATGTTCGCGATCGCTCTCAAAACAGTACAATAGTATTAATTAA